In Sulfuriferula plumbiphila, the genomic window TATATTTCACCGGCGTGGCGAAATCATTGACGTCCAGGCGGCGCTGCAGGCTGCGTGGCACGTCGGTATTGAGGAAATCCACAACCAGCTGCTGTCCCTGCTTGCGGATATCAATGCCGGTGGTGGTATCGGACAAGGTGGTGACGATGCGTCCTTCGCCACTGGCACCCCGGTGGAAGTCGATGTCGCGCACGCTGTGTTTGGCTGCGCTCGGCGCACCCTCGGCGAAGCGCGGCGTCACGTTGCTGGTGGTCTGGCTGTCGGATTCCTGCAGGGTGATGAGCAGGGCATTGCCGTCGATGCGCGTGGTATATTGAGCCGCCTTGGACAAGTTCATCACCAGGCGGGTACGGTCGCCTGCCTGCACGATATTGATGCTGCGTAGCGGTCCCTGATTGACGTTTACAGTATTTTTACCAAGGCCATTGGCGGCTCCGGCCAGATCGAGCACCACACGCGGCGGGTTGTTGATGGTAAATCCGGCCGGGCTGGCTCTGAGGGTCTGTTTCAAGCCCACTTTGATCAGAAGCTTGCCGCCTTCCAGGGTGGAATAATCCAGTGTCTCTACACTGTTGGCGTCGCTGCCGGCTGCGCGTGCAGTCTGCATACCCGTTGCCAGCAACATGGCCAGAGCGATACAGGCAAGTAATTGTTGGGGTAAACGAGCCAGTTTGTTTTTCATGGTGGACCTCATGTTTACTGTTCCTGCAGGGTAAGGTTGCTTTCGCGCTCGGCCCAGTCGCCTGCGCTGTCCTGCACGATTTCTTTTATTTTCACCGCGGTGTCATTCACTGCGGTTACCAGGCCGAAATTCTGCCCGATATGGTTGCCGCTGTGGATCCGGTAAATAGCGTTGTCCGGGGCTTTAATGACCGCAAAAGTCTTCCCTTTCTGCTTGAGCACACCCACCATTTTCAGGCTTTCCAATGAGTAGGATTCAAGCGGTTCTTTGGGGCGGTTCATATCTGGCTGCAGACCGCCGCCACCCTGGGTAAGCCTGAGCTTGCGCGGCTTGAACGGGTCGGGCAGGTCAAACGCCGCATAGGTAAACGGCTGGTAAGGCTTGACCTCAGGCAGCGGATCAACCTTGCCACGCAGATTGTTGCCCGAGTTTTTGACGAACTGCTCCAGGTCTTCGTAGCCATTACCGCCGCACGCGGCGAGGCTCAACAACAGGATAAGGGAAACGAGCCGTTTCATTTTTTAGCCGCCTCCCTGGCGCTTTTCTTTTGCGCCGCGATTTCGTCATCGTCCAGGTAACGATAGGTCTTCACGATGGCATTCATATACAGGGTGCCGTCTTTTTCCGGGCCGATTTCAATGTCGTGCAGGGTAACAATACGCGGCAGTTGCGCGATGTCGCTGGCAAAGGCGCCGAGGTCATGATAACTGCCGGTAAGGCGCACGCTGATCGGCAATTCGGCGTAGAAATCACCGATTTTTTCTGTGCCCGGCTTGAACAATTCGAATTGCAGACCGCGCCCCAGTCCAGCCTGATTGATGTCAGTCAGTAACGCGTCCATCTCCGACTTGTTTGGCAGTTGTTTGAGCAGCGCGCCGAACGAGCGCTCGATATCCTTGAGCTGCTGTTTATAGGCATCAAGGTTGATGGCCTGACGCTTTTTGCTAAGGTAGGTGTCACGCAGGGACATTTCTTCCTGCTTGGCGGTGTTCAGTGCAGCCAGTTGCCCACTCCAGGCGAACCAGTATCCGGCGAACACGATAGCCGCAAACAGCACCGCCAGGATGGCCACCTTTACGCTCATCTGCGCATTGGCCAGATCCTTGAGATTGAGGTTATTCAGGTCATCCAGGGTCATGATTTTCCGCCATTTTTTTCCTGCTCATCGGCGCTGTCCCGCGGCTGTTTTTGCTGCACATTGAGATTGAACTCATTGGCGCGCAGGCCCTGTACGGTAGCCGCATGGATCTCAATCAGTACCGGCGATTCCAGCCACGGTGATGACTCCAGATTGCGCATCAGGGTGGAAACGCGTGCGCTGGACTGGGCATAACCTTGCAGATTGATGGTATTGCCGGTCTGCTTGATGGACTTCAGGTAAAGGCCCTCGGGCAACAGCCGCACCAGCTGGTCGAGCAGATGCACCTCGTTGGAACGGTTGGTTTGCAGGGTTTCCACTGCCTGCTTGCGTGCCAGCAGCGACCGGGTCTGCTCCTTGAGCTTCTTGATATCAACAATATCCTTGTCGAGCTTGGCGATTTCTACTTTTAAATACTCATTACGCTTTGCCTGGGTCTGTTGACGCGCATCCAGGGCCAAATAGCCCAGAATTACGATTGCAATGCCCAGCAGGGCAACCGCCCCCAGCAACAGATTGAACTGGCGCTGGCGTGCTGCACGCTTG contains:
- a CDS encoding pilus assembly protein PilP, with translation MKRLVSLILLLSLAACGGNGYEDLEQFVKNSGNNLRGKVDPLPEVKPYQPFTYAAFDLPDPFKPRKLRLTQGGGGLQPDMNRPKEPLESYSLESLKMVGVLKQKGKTFAVIKAPDNAIYRIHSGNHIGQNFGLVTAVNDTAVKIKEIVQDSAGDWAERESNLTLQEQ
- a CDS encoding type IV pilus inner membrane component PilO, whose amino-acid sequence is MTLDDLNNLNLKDLANAQMSVKVAILAVLFAAIVFAGYWFAWSGQLAALNTAKQEEMSLRDTYLSKKRQAINLDAYKQQLKDIERSFGALLKQLPNKSEMDALLTDINQAGLGRGLQFELFKPGTEKIGDFYAELPISVRLTGSYHDLGAFASDIAQLPRIVTLHDIEIGPEKDGTLYMNAIVKTYRYLDDDEIAAQKKSAREAAKK
- a CDS encoding PilN domain-containing protein is translated as MIRINLLPHREVKRAARQRQFNLLLGAVALLGIAIVILGYLALDARQQTQAKRNEYLKVEIAKLDKDIVDIKKLKEQTRSLLARKQAVETLQTNRSNEVHLLDQLVRLLPEGLYLKSIKQTGNTINLQGYAQSSARVSTLMRNLESSPWLESPVLIEIHAATVQGLRANEFNLNVQQKQPRDSADEQEKNGGKS